A stretch of Argiope bruennichi chromosome 10, qqArgBrue1.1, whole genome shotgun sequence DNA encodes these proteins:
- the LOC129988153 gene encoding zinc finger protein 239-like isoform X2, whose product MSLMACDPSIKAFATDTNIEIQTNSCNTQLTLYYQIHSGENSYSSDGSYKGFSEIRNLKRHIRTHTNPKLYSCKVCCKRFSTRGNLNMHYRTHTNEKPYVCDVCIKSFSRKDNLNVHYRIHTKERPYACDFCQKKFCRKNSLEKHLRTHTKEKSYSCDVCCKEFSERSSLNIHYRTHTNEKPFICDVCMKAFARKHTLSVHYRIHTKEKSYACDFCQKTFIRKSDLTKHFRVHTKEKPYSCEVCGKEFSERSSLSVHCRTHTNEKPFVCDVCMNSFSRKDNLSIHYRIHTKEKPYACDFCQKKFIRKCGLKKHLRTHTKEKPYSCDVCCKKFSVRCQLILHYRTHTKEKPFVCDVCMKAFSRKDRLKAHYRTHGD is encoded by the coding sequence ATGTCTCTTATGGCCTGTGATCCGTCAATTAAAGCATTTGCTACTGATACAAATATTGAAATCCAAACTAATTCCTGTAATACACAACTAACACTCTATTATCAAATTCATTCTGGAGAAAATTCTTATTCTTCGGATGGGAGTTATAAAGGATTTTCTGAGATACGGAATTTGAAACGACATATCCGAACTCATACAAATCCAAAACTTTATTCTTGTAAAGTATGCTGTAAAAGATTTTCTACGAGaggtaatttaaatatgcattatcgaactcatacaaatgaaaagccTTATGTTTGTGATGTgtgtataaaatcattttcacgaaaagataatttaaatgtcCATTATCGAATTCATACAAAAGAGAGACCGTATGCATGTGATTTTTGCCAGAAAAAGTTTTGTCGGAAAAATAGTTTGGAAAAACATTTACGAACTCacacaaaagaaaaatcttattcttgTGATGTATGCTGTAAAGAATTTTCTGAGAGAAGtagtttaaatatacattatcGAACTCATACAAATGAGAAGCCTTTTATTTGTGATGTGTGCATGAAAGCGTTTGCTCGAAAACATACTTTAAGTGTCCATTATCGAATTCATACTAAAGAAAAGTCATATGCATGTGATTTTTGTCAGAAAACGTTTATTCGGAAAAGTGATTTGACAAAACATTTCCGTGTCCACACAAAAGAGAAACCTTATTCTTGTGAAGTATGCGGTAAAGAATTTTCTGAGAGAAGTAGTTTAAGTGTGCATTGTCgaactcatacaaatgaaaagccTTTTGTCTGCGATGTGTGTATGAACTCATTTTCTCGAAAAGATAATTTAAGTATCCATTATCGAAttcatacaaaagagaaaccATATGCATGTGATTTTTGCCAGAAAAAGTTTATTCGGAAATGTGGTTTGAAAAAACATTTGCGAACCCacacaaaagaaaaaccttattcttgtgatgtatgctgtaaaaaattttctgtgagatgtcaattaattttgcattatcgaactcatacaaaagaaaaaccttttgTTTGTGATGTGTGTATGAAAGCATTTTCTCGAAAAGATCGTTTAAAAGCGCATTATCGAACTCATGGAGATTAG
- the LOC129987425 gene encoding zinc finger protein 235-like gives METSKKTNEDHVVDELSFEALEVQTTTLTNVQIPQYVGNKCFTCDICGKGFSGKSHLDRHYLTHTNEKPHTCEVCNKKFSQKSNLNQHYRTHTNEKPYSCDVCNKEFSQTFALKRHFRTHTNEKPYFCEVCNKVFSQKCNLEDHFRTHTYEKPFSCNVCKRKFSQKSNLNRHYGTHKKEETRSKTKKKRTVDKLSLIAFGVNTDAQILQFMDNKCFTCNVCGKVFATKSHLDRHYLIHTNERHYSCEICNKAFTYKCNLNQHYQTHTNEKLYSCPICGKKFSLKSPLKRHYLTHTNIKSYSCDLCNKEFSRKDNLKEHKRSHTCETPFSCDICKKTFSRKDHLNEHYQIHTNDKT, from the coding sequence ATGGAAACGTCTAAGAAGACAAATGAAGATCATGTTGTTGATGAATTATCTTTTGAAGCACTTGAAGTCCAAACAACAACTCTTACAAATGTTCAAATTCCTCAGTATGTGGGCAACAAATGTTTCACATGTGATATCTGCGGCAAAGGTTTTTCTGGCAAAAGTCACTTAGATAGACATTATCttactcatacaaatgaaaaacctcATACTTGTGAAGTATGCAATAAAAAGTTTTCTCAGAAGAGTAATTTAAATCAGCATTATCGAACTCATACGAATGAAAAACCTTATTCTTGTGATGTGTGCAATAAAGAATTCTCTCAAACATTTGCTCTAAAGAGACATTTTCGTacacatacaaatgaaaaaccctATTTTTGTGAGGTATGCAACAAAGTGTTttctcaaaaatgcaatttagaaGATCATTTTCGCACTCATACATATGAAAAACCTTTCTCCTGTAATgtatgcaaaagaaaattttctcaaaaatctaatttaaataggCACTATGGAACACATAAAAAGGAAGAGACTCGTTCTAAGACAAAGAAAAAACGAACGGTTGATAAATTGTCTCTTATAGCATTTGGTGTTAATACAGATGCCCAAATTCTACAGTTTATGGACAACAAATGTTTCACATGCAACGTCTGTGGTAAGGTATTTGCTACCAAAAGCCATTTAGATAGACATTATTTAATACATACTAATGAAAGACATTATTCTTGTGAAATATGCAATAAAGCGTTtacttataaatgtaatttaaatcagCATTATCAAacacatacaaatgaaaaattatattcttgtcCTATATGCGGGAAAAAATTTTCCCTGAAAAGTCCTTTAAAAAGGCATTATCTTACTCATACAAATATAAAGTCATATTCCTGTGATTTATGCAATAAAGAGTTTTCTcggaaagataatttaaaagagcATAAACGATCTCATACATGTGAAACACCTTTTTCTTGTGATATTtgcaaaaaaacattttctcGTAAAGATCATTTAAATGAGCATTATCAAATTCATACAAATGATAAAACATGA